In one Schistosoma mansoni, WGS project CABG00000000 data, supercontig 0154, strain Puerto Rico, whole genome shotgun sequence genomic region, the following are encoded:
- a CDS encoding fras1 related extracellular matrix protein, whose protein sequence is EQEGSNQYQLNKSGKSQGTSRIHRGKQASEEEHQNRQT, encoded by the coding sequence gaacaagaaggtagcaatcaatatcagctgaacaagagcggaaaaagccaaggcacaagccgaatacacagaggcaaacaagcaagtgaagaggagcatcagaaccgacaaacgtaa